In the genome of Candidatus Limnocylindria bacterium, the window AGGAGCGGCGCGGCGAGCGCCAGGCGGATCGTCGCGGCCCAGACCGGCGGCACGGCCTCGTTGCCGATGCGGATCGCGAGGAAGGTGCTGCCCCAGATGAGGCAGCAGCCGATAAAGACGAGATACGGCATCGTCCGACCATATTCGCCCACGCCTCATTTGAACGCCGCTTGGCCGGGCGCTGTGAGACGGTATCCTCCCAAACATTCCGGGAGGTCACGATGCAGGAAGCCATGCGCCGCCTCGACGCGCTCACCCAAAAGCTGATCGAAGCCGACCAATCGGGTGCTGGCTTCGAGCCCATTGACGCCGCACACGAGCTCGGCAAGATCCGGCAGCTTCTCGCACAGGCTCCTGCCGTCATCCCCGCCACGGGCGGCCAGCACCATTTCCGCTGCGAGTCGTGCGGCACGATCACGCACGGCGCCGCGGCACCGCTGAAATGCGCGCAGTGCGGCGGCAAGACGTTCTTCTCTGCCGACCTCGAGCAGCCTGCCGTCGAGTCCGCCGGCGGCTAGAGCGCCCTCACGGCTAGCGCGCTTCGTTAGAAGAGATACGTTCAGCGAGGTTGACGCCAGACCCTATGGGCGGCGATACTTCGGCTTCCGAACTATTCAGGGACCGAAGGAACTGTGACAAAGATTACACCCAACGACGACCTCTCTCTAGCGCGTGCTGTCCTCGCGGTCATGCCGCGATTCGGCCGTGTCGCGTGGCAGGCTGCACAGGACTGCCGCATGACCTCCCCCGAGCGCGGCCGCCTGCTCTGGGTCATCGGTGACAAGTCGGTGCGCGCCGGCCTTGTCGCGCAGCAGCTGAAGCTCAGCGCGGGCGCGGTCACCGAGCTTGTCGAGATCCTGGTCCGCGAGGGCCTGGTGCGGCGCGAGACGGATCCGGATGATCGCCGCGCCGTCGTGCTATCGCTGACCGCCGAGGGTCGTCGCGTTTGCGAGCGTTACGAGCTCGCCGCTTCGGCCGCTCTCGCGCAGGTGCTCGGTCGGCTCACGCCGCCGCAGCGGCGCCGAATGCGCGCCACGTTCGCGGATCTCAACGCGGCCTTCGCCGCGGCGGACGGGGCGACTCCGAAGGTCCTCCGCCGCCCATTCATCGCTTCTTCATCATCCCGGCGCAGCGTGCGCCGCATCACCCACAAGGAGAACGCAGGTGCCCGCTGAGATGGACCGCACTGCCCGCATCCTCGCGTCGGTCGGGGTCGGCCTCGCCCTGTTCCTCGCTGCGCTCGACCAGACCATCGTGGGGACGGCGCTCCCGCGCATCGTGGGAGAGCTCAATGGACTCGAGTACTTCGCCTGGGTCGCGACGGCGTACATGGTCACGTCGACCACGATGACCCCGATCGCCGGCAAGCTCGGTGATCTCTTCGGCCGCAAGCCATTCCTGCTCGCGGGCATGATCGGATTCGTCCTCGCATCGGCGCTCTGCGGCCAAGCGCAGGACATGATGGAGCTCGTCATCTTCCGCGGGATCCAGGGCATTTTTGGCGGCGTGCTCTTCGCGAGCGTGTTCGCCTCCATCGCCGATCTGTTCCCGCCGCGGACCCGCGCGCGGATCCAGGGCCTCTTCGGCGGCGTTTTCGGCATCGCGTCCGTGGTCGGGCCGACACTCGGTGGCTACCTCACCGATAACGTCGGCTGGCGCTGGGTCTTCTACGTGAACATCCCCGTCGGCATCCTCGCGGTGGCGGTCGTGTTCCTCACCATGCCGCGTACCAAGCACGACGCGTCGTGGCGCGACATCGACTTCCTGGGCGCTGGCCTGCTCGCCGCGACGTTGGTGCCTCTCCTGGTCGGCTTCTCGATCACGCGCGACCACGACTTCGGCTCGCGCGAGGTGCTCGGGCTCATCGGCTTCGCCGCCGCGATGGCGGTGGTCTTCTTCATCGTCGAGCAGCGCGTCGCGCACCCCATCGTTCCGTTCGTGCTCTTCAAGAACGTCACGTTCGCCGTGTCCTCGATCACCGGATTCCTCGTCGCGTTCGGCATGTTCGGGGCGATCGTCTACATCGGCCTCGTGTATCAGGGCGTGCTGGGCATCGGGGCCACGAACTCCGGTCTGCTGGCAACGCCGATGATGGTCGGCCTCGTCGGCGCCAGCCTTCTGACCGGGCAGCTGATGACCCGCATCACGCGCTACCGGTACCTCGGGACCATCGGGCTGATGATCATGGTCCTCGGCTTGTACGGTCTCGCGCAGGTGCGCGTCGGAACGCCCGAGATCGATGTCGTTCGGGATCTGATCATGGTCGGCATCGGGCTCGGCGTGTCGATGCCCCTGTACATCAACGCGACCCAGAGCGCGCTCCCGCGCGAGTACCTGGGCGTGGCGACGAGCCAGATCCAGTTCTGGCGGAACGTCGGCGGAACCGTCGGGGTGGCGATCCTCGGCGCTGTCGTGTCACACGAGCTTCCCCAGCGGATCCAGGCGCAGGTGGCGGCGCTGAACCTGCCGCCTCAGATCTCCGCGTCCCTGCCGAGCGGCGGGAGCGCCCAGGCGATCTTCGATCCCGTGAAGATCGCCGCCACCAAGGCAGCGCTGCCGCCGCAGGTCCAGCTGCTCTTCGATCAGGTCCTCGAGGCGATCCGCAGCGCGCTCGCGCTTTCGCTCCACGATGTGTTCATCTACGCCGCGGCAGTCGTGAGCGTTGCCGTCGTTGCGTCGCTCTTCCTCAAGGAAGTGCCGCTCAAGGCCCGCGAGAGGCCGAGCACCGAAGAAGTTCGTGAGGGCGCGCCCGCTTTCGGCGACTAGATCCTGCGACGGGTGGCCGCCTGCATCTCGCGGGCGGCCTCCCGTTCCTTGATCACCTGACGTTTCTCGTAGCGCTTCTTGCCACGTGCGAGGCCGATCTCGACCTTCGCACGGCCGTGCTTGGTGTACATGCGTAGCGGGACGAGTGTGTAGCCCTTCTGCGAGACCGCGCCCGCGAGCTGGGCGATCTCCTCCTTGTGCATGAGGAGCTTTCTCGGGCGAAGGGGCTCGTGGTTGTCATGCGCCGCATGCGTCCACGGAGCGATATGCACGTTCCTGAGCCACGCCTGCCCCTTCTCGATGAGCGCGTAGCCGTCGCGCAGGTTCACGTGTCCAGCGCGCATCGACTTGATCTCCGTGCCGGTGAGGGCGATCCCCGCCTCGATGCGATCCTCGATCGAGTAGTCGAAGAGGGCCTTGCGATTGTCGGCGAGCTGAAGATCGCGCGGCTTCTTTTCCGTCGCGGCGACCGCGGGTGGTGATCTGCGATCGGGCATTCGCAGAGCCTACAGAGAGGAAAAAAGAGACAGCGGCGGCATTTCTGCCGCCGCTGTCACCGGGTCTCCAAAGACCGCGGGTTAGTTCGCGATCACCTCAACTGGTTTCATTACGAAAGGCCGAAGTGAGCACCCCTGGGTCTTTGGTTTCCCATAGGCATCACCCACTCCACATCACCTCCTTTCTTTCGCCATCCATGCTCACACGCGCGCCAAGGCGCCGTCAATGTGAGGTAAGTCGCAATAGGCGCGACCGAGCCGGATTCACTCCGGCGACGGAGCAACCACCAGCCCTGAGCCTCAGCGAGGAGCGGAGGCGAGCGCCGACGCTACGAGCTGGTTGTTCAGGGGAGGTAGGGGCGCGGGTTGACTGCCTGTCCGTTCACGATCGTCATGAAGTGGCAGTGCGGACCGGTGGTCCAGCCCGTCATGCCGACATAACCGATGACCGTGCCGGCTGCGACGAACTGCCCGACTTTGACCGGCGGCCAGCGGCTGTCGTCGAGGTGGCCGTAGAGCGTCGAGAAGTTGTAGCCGTGCGCGATGATCACGACGACCGCGGTGTCGCCGTACGCCACGTAGGGGCGACCGACGGTGACGACCTGGCCCGATGAGGCGGCGCGGATCGGCGTGTACATCGGAGCGGCGATGTCGATGCCATTGTGGAAGCCGCCCCAGCGCGGGCCGAAGCCAGAGGTGATGGGGCCGACCAGTGGCCACATCGCGAGCTTCGATCCATTGAATGCGCCGAGGCCGCTCTTCGAGGCCAGCTGCGACGCGAGCTGGGTGTATTGCGCTTCGGCCTGCTCGAGCTTTCGGTTGAGGTCAGCGGTCTCGCGGTTCGCCGCGGCGACGGCGCCGACGGCCTGATTCTTGTTCCGCGCCGCGTCGGCGCGCGCCGCATCGGTCTGCTCGAGCGCGGTCTGCATCTCGGCGATGAGCTGGTCGTACTTCGCCTTGTCGGCCGCCAGACCCTCGCGCTGCGTCGAGATCTGCTCCTGAAGGCCGAGGATCTCGCGCTGCTTGCCCGACGCGTCTGCGAGCTTCGTCGCCGTGTCGGCGCGCAGGCTGCGGATCTCGTTCGCGAGCTGCTGGTCCTGACGGTTCACGAAGATCATCTGCTGGACGCGGTTCGCGAATTCCGTGAGCGTGTGCGACGACAGGAGCATCTCCAGCGGGCTGATGAGCGCCTGCCGGTACGTGACGACGAGATGCTTCGCGTAGAGGTCTTCACGCGCGACGAGCTGGCGCTGCTGTTCCGCGGCTTGCGCATTCAGCGAGTCCGCCAGCGCTTTCGTCTCATCGAGCTGGAAGGAGACGAGGGCGAGCTGCTCTTCCGCGATCTGGATCTCGTAACCGAGCGCCTCGGCCTCGTTCTGCGCCGACGCCTGCTTCTCCGCTAGATCCGCGATGCGGGAGTTCGCGGAGTCCACCGCAGCCTGGAACTGGTTCGCGGCCGCCTTGTAGCGCTCGGCGTTCTGGCGCGAGACCGCGACCGCACGCTCGAGCGCCTCTTTGCGGCGCAGCGCTTCTTGGAGTGGGTCGTCTGCGGAGGCGGGGATCTGCTGGCCAACGAGCAGAGCAACGGCCGCCAGCGCGACGACGGTCGCACGCAATCCGCTCTTCCTCCACCCACCTCCCCGGCCATCCCGGGGAGCTCCCATGACGGGGGCATGGTCCCACCCTGGGTCGCTGGCGGTCAAGACGCGACGCAGT includes:
- a CDS encoding MDR family MFS transporter, with the protein product MPAEMDRTARILASVGVGLALFLAALDQTIVGTALPRIVGELNGLEYFAWVATAYMVTSTTMTPIAGKLGDLFGRKPFLLAGMIGFVLASALCGQAQDMMELVIFRGIQGIFGGVLFASVFASIADLFPPRTRARIQGLFGGVFGIASVVGPTLGGYLTDNVGWRWVFYVNIPVGILAVAVVFLTMPRTKHDASWRDIDFLGAGLLAATLVPLLVGFSITRDHDFGSREVLGLIGFAAAMAVVFFIVEQRVAHPIVPFVLFKNVTFAVSSITGFLVAFGMFGAIVYIGLVYQGVLGIGATNSGLLATPMMVGLVGASLLTGQLMTRITRYRYLGTIGLMIMVLGLYGLAQVRVGTPEIDVVRDLIMVGIGLGVSMPLYINATQSALPREYLGVATSQIQFWRNVGGTVGVAILGAVVSHELPQRIQAQVAALNLPPQISASLPSGGSAQAIFDPVKIAATKAALPPQVQLLFDQVLEAIRSALALSLHDVFIYAAAVVSVAVVASLFLKEVPLKARERPSTEEVREGAPAFGD
- a CDS encoding MarR family transcriptional regulator, yielding MPRFGRVAWQAAQDCRMTSPERGRLLWVIGDKSVRAGLVAQQLKLSAGAVTELVEILVREGLVRRETDPDDRRAVVLSLTAEGRRVCERYELAASAALAQVLGRLTPPQRRRMRATFADLNAAFAAADGATPKVLRRPFIASSSSRRSVRRITHKENAGAR
- a CDS encoding peptidoglycan DD-metalloendopeptidase family protein, translated to MRATVVALAAVALLVGQQIPASADDPLQEALRRKEALERAVAVSRQNAERYKAAANQFQAAVDSANSRIADLAEKQASAQNEAEALGYEIQIAEEQLALVSFQLDETKALADSLNAQAAEQQRQLVAREDLYAKHLVVTYRQALISPLEMLLSSHTLTEFANRVQQMIFVNRQDQQLANEIRSLRADTATKLADASGKQREILGLQEQISTQREGLAADKAKYDQLIAEMQTALEQTDAARADAARNKNQAVGAVAAANRETADLNRKLEQAEAQYTQLASQLASKSGLGAFNGSKLAMWPLVGPITSGFGPRWGGFHNGIDIAAPMYTPIRAASSGQVVTVGRPYVAYGDTAVVVIIAHGYNFSTLYGHLDDSRWPPVKVGQFVAAGTVIGYVGMTGWTTGPHCHFMTIVNGQAVNPRPYLP
- the smpB gene encoding SsrA-binding protein SmpB, which produces MPDRRSPPAVAATEKKPRDLQLADNRKALFDYSIEDRIEAGIALTGTEIKSMRAGHVNLRDGYALIEKGQAWLRNVHIAPWTHAAHDNHEPLRPRKLLMHKEEIAQLAGAVSQKGYTLVPLRMYTKHGRAKVEIGLARGKKRYEKRQVIKEREAAREMQAATRRRI